Within Anopheles nili chromosome 3, idAnoNiliSN_F5_01, whole genome shotgun sequence, the genomic segment TCCTTTGGGAAATAAACGTTAGAAATCTCCagaatattaaaatttttttaccagAATAATGTGAGATGTACCATACCAATGATTCGATTGAATTTGCCGAGGTTTTGTTGGAACGCCTTGCAACGGGAACCTGTCTTTGGGTACGTTCCATTGGTTCGGAACCAGCCTGTTCCTGCTCCTGTTCCTGAGATGATTCCAGTGAGTTAGAGCtcaggcttttgtttttgcgacTTGTGGAAAACCCTGCCAGCGTTGCGTTCAGCGCTCCCATCGATTGGCTTTTAATGCGCTGCAGAAAATATCGATCACGAACAGTATCCTGTTGTAGGTACTTTTTGAATTGCTGGAAACATACATAAACACGTGTGTGTTAAAAATTTGCATCCATTACGATGGTCCACGGTGGATGGCTTTACCCGGTTTTGTCTCTTCAATTCCTTGTGTACTCCCTACCGTACGGATATAACGGACAGTGTGTAAGCGAATAATGaatgaatttgaataatatACTTGGTCCCAGATTTCCTATAAAGAGGCTAAATAAGGGTGATAATTACCTGAAGATCCTTTGACTCATCGATGTCACTGATGTCCTGGTACGTAGCGGAAAGCACTTCcaccgtttgtgtgtgcattttcagTTCGATCATCACAAAATTCAACAGCAACTCCTTCAGATCGTGCAGCTTTTGCCTCTCGAACCGCTCCACCTGCTGTTCGACCTCCTTCAGCGATTTCTCCACCTCCAGGTTCGATTTGATGATCTCTGTGTCGTTCGTATTTCGTTTCAACCGTCCATTGCGGGTTTTGCTCTGATCAAGGTGCTTCCGCTTGGTCAGATCTTTGTCCCGCACGAGCAGCGCTTCCTTAACACTCTCTTTGCTGTGCTTGCAGACGGTTTCGTAATGCGAAAGCTCGGCTATGATTTTCGTCTCCAATCGTCGCACACGCGTGTCGTGGAAATCCCCTATCAGTGTTACCGCCTTGGCCAGACTCGACAGGGCAGTGCCCAGCGTACTGCTGTATTTTTCCGCATCGCAGTACTCTT encodes:
- the LOC128723753 gene encoding CBY1-interacting BAR domain-containing protein 1-A translates to MIRSANTTTILCDEQTKFILERISAVEKHFGELCGAFAEYTRKIARLRDKTDELAHATQEYCDAEKYSSTLGTALSSLAKAVTLIGDFHDTRVRRLETKIIAELSHYETVCKHSKESVKEALLVRDKDLTKRKHLDQSKTRNGRLKRNTNDTEIIKSNLEVEKSLKEVEQQVERFERQKLHDLKELLLNFVMIELKMHTQTVEVLSATYQDISDIDESKDLQGVHKELKRQNRQFKKYLQQDTVRDRYFLQRIKSQSMGALNATLAGFSTSRKNKSLSSNSLESSQEQEQEQAGSEPMERTQRQVPVARRSNKTSANSIESLDSLKRDISSESKSSSEEDDSEESETLTEDNSDPPVNPQRNVPPLDRTKTSHVDSKFKIIKLKDCNS